One Microtus pennsylvanicus isolate mMicPen1 chromosome 3, mMicPen1.hap1, whole genome shotgun sequence DNA window includes the following coding sequences:
- the Morf4l1 gene encoding mortality factor 4-like protein 1 isoform X1, whose translation MAPKQDPKPKFQEGERVLCFHGPLLYEAKCVKVAIKDKQVKYFIHYSGWNKKSAVRPRRSEKSLKTREDIVALFPVPEGAPSVHHPLLTSSWDEWVPESRVLKYVDTNLQKQRELQKANQEQYAEGKMRGAAPGKKTSGLQQKNVEVKTKKNKQKTPGNGDGGSTSETPQPPRKKRARVDPTVENEETFMNRVEVKVKIPEELKPWLVDDWDLITRQKQLFYLPAKKNVDSILEDYANYKKSRGNTDNKEYAVNEVVAGIKEYFNVMLGTQLLYKFERPQYAEILADHPDAPMSQVYGAPHLLRLFVRIGAMLAYTPLDEKSLALLLNYLHDFLKYLAKNSATLFSASDYEVAPPEYHRKAV comes from the exons ATGGCGCCCAAGCAGGACCCGAAGCCCAAATTCCAGGAGG GCGAGCGAGTGCTGTGCTTTCATGGGCCCCTTCTCTATGAAGCAAAG tgtgTAAAGGTTGCCATAAAGGACAAACAAGTGAAATACTTTATCCATTACAGTGGTTGGAACAAAAA AAGTGCTGTGAGGCCCAGGCGCTCTGAAAAATCTTTGAAGACACGTGAGGATATTGTAGCCCTTTTTCCTGTTCCTGAAGGAGCTCCCTCAGTACACCACCCCCTTCTGACCTCTAG TTGGGATGAATGGGTTCCAGAAAGCAGAGTACTCAAATATGTGGACACCAATTTGCAAAAACAGCGAGAGCTTCAAAAGGCCAatca GGAACAATATGCAGAGGGCAAGATGAGAGGGGCTGCTCCAGGAAAGAAGACATCTGGTCTGCAGCAGAAAAATGTTGAAGT gaaaacaaagaagaacaagCAGAAAA CACCTGGAAATGGAGATGGTGGCAGTACCAGTGAGACACCTCAGCCTCCTAGGAAGAAGAGAGCCCGGGTAGATCCTACAGTTGAAAAT GAAGAAACATTCATGAACAGAGTGGAAGTTAAAGTAAAGATTCCGGAAGAGCTGAAACCATGGCTTGTTGATGACTGGGACTTGATCACCAGACAAAAGCAG ctttTTTATCTTCCTGCTAAGAAGAATGTGGATTCCATTTTGGAGGATTATGCAAATTATAAGAAATCTCGAGGAAATACAGATAATAA GGAGTATGCTGTCAATGAGGTTGTAGCAGGGATAAAGGAGTACTTCAATGTAATGCTGGGCACTCAGCTGCTCTACAAATTTGAGAGACCACAGTATGCTGAGATTCTTGCAGATCATCCTGATGCACCCATGTCCCAGGTGTATGGAGCGCCACACTTACTGAGATTATTTG TGCGAATTGGAGCAATGTTGGCCTATACACCTCTAGATGAGAAAAGCCTTGCTTTATTACTGAACTATCTACATGATTTCCTCAA gtaccTGGCGAAGAATTCTGCAACCTTGTTCAGTGCCAGTGATTATGAAGTGGCTCCTCCTGAGTACCATCGGAAAGCTGTGTGA
- the Morf4l1 gene encoding mortality factor 4-like protein 1 isoform X5 — MAPKQDPKPKFQEGERVLCFHGPLLYEAKCVKVAIKDKQVKYFIHYSGWNKNWDEWVPESRVLKYVDTNLQKQRELQKANQKTKKNKQKTPGNGDGGSTSETPQPPRKKRARVDPTVENEETFMNRVEVKVKIPEELKPWLVDDWDLITRQKQLFYLPAKKNVDSILEDYANYKKSRGNTDNKEYAVNEVVAGIKEYFNVMLGTQLLYKFERPQYAEILADHPDAPMSQVYGAPHLLRLFVRIGAMLAYTPLDEKSLALLLNYLHDFLKYLAKNSATLFSASDYEVAPPEYHRKAV, encoded by the exons ATGGCGCCCAAGCAGGACCCGAAGCCCAAATTCCAGGAGG GCGAGCGAGTGCTGTGCTTTCATGGGCCCCTTCTCTATGAAGCAAAG tgtgTAAAGGTTGCCATAAAGGACAAACAAGTGAAATACTTTATCCATTACAGTGGTTGGAACAAAAA TTGGGATGAATGGGTTCCAGAAAGCAGAGTACTCAAATATGTGGACACCAATTTGCAAAAACAGCGAGAGCTTCAAAAGGCCAatca gaaaacaaagaagaacaagCAGAAAA CACCTGGAAATGGAGATGGTGGCAGTACCAGTGAGACACCTCAGCCTCCTAGGAAGAAGAGAGCCCGGGTAGATCCTACAGTTGAAAAT GAAGAAACATTCATGAACAGAGTGGAAGTTAAAGTAAAGATTCCGGAAGAGCTGAAACCATGGCTTGTTGATGACTGGGACTTGATCACCAGACAAAAGCAG ctttTTTATCTTCCTGCTAAGAAGAATGTGGATTCCATTTTGGAGGATTATGCAAATTATAAGAAATCTCGAGGAAATACAGATAATAA GGAGTATGCTGTCAATGAGGTTGTAGCAGGGATAAAGGAGTACTTCAATGTAATGCTGGGCACTCAGCTGCTCTACAAATTTGAGAGACCACAGTATGCTGAGATTCTTGCAGATCATCCTGATGCACCCATGTCCCAGGTGTATGGAGCGCCACACTTACTGAGATTATTTG TGCGAATTGGAGCAATGTTGGCCTATACACCTCTAGATGAGAAAAGCCTTGCTTTATTACTGAACTATCTACATGATTTCCTCAA gtaccTGGCGAAGAATTCTGCAACCTTGTTCAGTGCCAGTGATTATGAAGTGGCTCCTCCTGAGTACCATCGGAAAGCTGTGTGA
- the Morf4l1 gene encoding mortality factor 4-like protein 1 isoform X4, whose protein sequence is MAPKQDPKPKFQEGERVLCFHGPLLYEAKCVKVAIKDKQVKYFIHYSGWNKNWDEWVPESRVLKYVDTNLQKQRELQKANQEQYAEGKMRGAAPGKKTSGLQQKNVEVKTKKNKQKTPGNGDGGSTSETPQPPRKKRARVDPTVENEETFMNRVEVKVKIPEELKPWLVDDWDLITRQKQLFYLPAKKNVDSILEDYANYKKSRGNTDNKEYAVNEVVAGIKEYFNVMLGTQLLYKFERPQYAEILADHPDAPMSQVYGAPHLLRLFVRIGAMLAYTPLDEKSLALLLNYLHDFLKYLAKNSATLFSASDYEVAPPEYHRKAV, encoded by the exons ATGGCGCCCAAGCAGGACCCGAAGCCCAAATTCCAGGAGG GCGAGCGAGTGCTGTGCTTTCATGGGCCCCTTCTCTATGAAGCAAAG tgtgTAAAGGTTGCCATAAAGGACAAACAAGTGAAATACTTTATCCATTACAGTGGTTGGAACAAAAA TTGGGATGAATGGGTTCCAGAAAGCAGAGTACTCAAATATGTGGACACCAATTTGCAAAAACAGCGAGAGCTTCAAAAGGCCAatca GGAACAATATGCAGAGGGCAAGATGAGAGGGGCTGCTCCAGGAAAGAAGACATCTGGTCTGCAGCAGAAAAATGTTGAAGT gaaaacaaagaagaacaagCAGAAAA CACCTGGAAATGGAGATGGTGGCAGTACCAGTGAGACACCTCAGCCTCCTAGGAAGAAGAGAGCCCGGGTAGATCCTACAGTTGAAAAT GAAGAAACATTCATGAACAGAGTGGAAGTTAAAGTAAAGATTCCGGAAGAGCTGAAACCATGGCTTGTTGATGACTGGGACTTGATCACCAGACAAAAGCAG ctttTTTATCTTCCTGCTAAGAAGAATGTGGATTCCATTTTGGAGGATTATGCAAATTATAAGAAATCTCGAGGAAATACAGATAATAA GGAGTATGCTGTCAATGAGGTTGTAGCAGGGATAAAGGAGTACTTCAATGTAATGCTGGGCACTCAGCTGCTCTACAAATTTGAGAGACCACAGTATGCTGAGATTCTTGCAGATCATCCTGATGCACCCATGTCCCAGGTGTATGGAGCGCCACACTTACTGAGATTATTTG TGCGAATTGGAGCAATGTTGGCCTATACACCTCTAGATGAGAAAAGCCTTGCTTTATTACTGAACTATCTACATGATTTCCTCAA gtaccTGGCGAAGAATTCTGCAACCTTGTTCAGTGCCAGTGATTATGAAGTGGCTCCTCCTGAGTACCATCGGAAAGCTGTGTGA
- the Morf4l1 gene encoding mortality factor 4-like protein 1 isoform X2, whose translation MAPKQDPKPKFQEGERVLCFHGPLLYEAKCVKVAIKDKQVKYFIHYSGWNKNAVRPRRSEKSLKTREDIVALFPVPEGAPSVHHPLLTSSWDEWVPESRVLKYVDTNLQKQRELQKANQEQYAEGKMRGAAPGKKTSGLQQKNVEVKTKKNKQKTPGNGDGGSTSETPQPPRKKRARVDPTVENEETFMNRVEVKVKIPEELKPWLVDDWDLITRQKQLFYLPAKKNVDSILEDYANYKKSRGNTDNKEYAVNEVVAGIKEYFNVMLGTQLLYKFERPQYAEILADHPDAPMSQVYGAPHLLRLFVRIGAMLAYTPLDEKSLALLLNYLHDFLKYLAKNSATLFSASDYEVAPPEYHRKAV comes from the exons ATGGCGCCCAAGCAGGACCCGAAGCCCAAATTCCAGGAGG GCGAGCGAGTGCTGTGCTTTCATGGGCCCCTTCTCTATGAAGCAAAG tgtgTAAAGGTTGCCATAAAGGACAAACAAGTGAAATACTTTATCCATTACAGTGGTTGGAACAAAAA TGCTGTGAGGCCCAGGCGCTCTGAAAAATCTTTGAAGACACGTGAGGATATTGTAGCCCTTTTTCCTGTTCCTGAAGGAGCTCCCTCAGTACACCACCCCCTTCTGACCTCTAG TTGGGATGAATGGGTTCCAGAAAGCAGAGTACTCAAATATGTGGACACCAATTTGCAAAAACAGCGAGAGCTTCAAAAGGCCAatca GGAACAATATGCAGAGGGCAAGATGAGAGGGGCTGCTCCAGGAAAGAAGACATCTGGTCTGCAGCAGAAAAATGTTGAAGT gaaaacaaagaagaacaagCAGAAAA CACCTGGAAATGGAGATGGTGGCAGTACCAGTGAGACACCTCAGCCTCCTAGGAAGAAGAGAGCCCGGGTAGATCCTACAGTTGAAAAT GAAGAAACATTCATGAACAGAGTGGAAGTTAAAGTAAAGATTCCGGAAGAGCTGAAACCATGGCTTGTTGATGACTGGGACTTGATCACCAGACAAAAGCAG ctttTTTATCTTCCTGCTAAGAAGAATGTGGATTCCATTTTGGAGGATTATGCAAATTATAAGAAATCTCGAGGAAATACAGATAATAA GGAGTATGCTGTCAATGAGGTTGTAGCAGGGATAAAGGAGTACTTCAATGTAATGCTGGGCACTCAGCTGCTCTACAAATTTGAGAGACCACAGTATGCTGAGATTCTTGCAGATCATCCTGATGCACCCATGTCCCAGGTGTATGGAGCGCCACACTTACTGAGATTATTTG TGCGAATTGGAGCAATGTTGGCCTATACACCTCTAGATGAGAAAAGCCTTGCTTTATTACTGAACTATCTACATGATTTCCTCAA gtaccTGGCGAAGAATTCTGCAACCTTGTTCAGTGCCAGTGATTATGAAGTGGCTCCTCCTGAGTACCATCGGAAAGCTGTGTGA
- the Morf4l1 gene encoding mortality factor 4-like protein 1 isoform X3 yields the protein MAPKQDPKPKFQEGERVLCFHGPLLYEAKCVKVAIKDKQVKYFIHYSGWNKKSAVRPRRSEKSLKTREDIVALFPVPEGAPSVHHPLLTSSWDEWVPESRVLKYVDTNLQKQRELQKANQKTKKNKQKTPGNGDGGSTSETPQPPRKKRARVDPTVENEETFMNRVEVKVKIPEELKPWLVDDWDLITRQKQLFYLPAKKNVDSILEDYANYKKSRGNTDNKEYAVNEVVAGIKEYFNVMLGTQLLYKFERPQYAEILADHPDAPMSQVYGAPHLLRLFVRIGAMLAYTPLDEKSLALLLNYLHDFLKYLAKNSATLFSASDYEVAPPEYHRKAV from the exons ATGGCGCCCAAGCAGGACCCGAAGCCCAAATTCCAGGAGG GCGAGCGAGTGCTGTGCTTTCATGGGCCCCTTCTCTATGAAGCAAAG tgtgTAAAGGTTGCCATAAAGGACAAACAAGTGAAATACTTTATCCATTACAGTGGTTGGAACAAAAA AAGTGCTGTGAGGCCCAGGCGCTCTGAAAAATCTTTGAAGACACGTGAGGATATTGTAGCCCTTTTTCCTGTTCCTGAAGGAGCTCCCTCAGTACACCACCCCCTTCTGACCTCTAG TTGGGATGAATGGGTTCCAGAAAGCAGAGTACTCAAATATGTGGACACCAATTTGCAAAAACAGCGAGAGCTTCAAAAGGCCAatca gaaaacaaagaagaacaagCAGAAAA CACCTGGAAATGGAGATGGTGGCAGTACCAGTGAGACACCTCAGCCTCCTAGGAAGAAGAGAGCCCGGGTAGATCCTACAGTTGAAAAT GAAGAAACATTCATGAACAGAGTGGAAGTTAAAGTAAAGATTCCGGAAGAGCTGAAACCATGGCTTGTTGATGACTGGGACTTGATCACCAGACAAAAGCAG ctttTTTATCTTCCTGCTAAGAAGAATGTGGATTCCATTTTGGAGGATTATGCAAATTATAAGAAATCTCGAGGAAATACAGATAATAA GGAGTATGCTGTCAATGAGGTTGTAGCAGGGATAAAGGAGTACTTCAATGTAATGCTGGGCACTCAGCTGCTCTACAAATTTGAGAGACCACAGTATGCTGAGATTCTTGCAGATCATCCTGATGCACCCATGTCCCAGGTGTATGGAGCGCCACACTTACTGAGATTATTTG TGCGAATTGGAGCAATGTTGGCCTATACACCTCTAGATGAGAAAAGCCTTGCTTTATTACTGAACTATCTACATGATTTCCTCAA gtaccTGGCGAAGAATTCTGCAACCTTGTTCAGTGCCAGTGATTATGAAGTGGCTCCTCCTGAGTACCATCGGAAAGCTGTGTGA